A region of Actinomycetota bacterium DNA encodes the following proteins:
- the sepF gene encoding cell division protein SepF: protein MWKKTMQYLGLVEEDEFEQVDELPDSQPAEVRRIQRPQAVREAQAGAASEGVVRTIPSPRSAASGAIHKSEPRRFNEAREVADRFKDGTAVIMNLQSTDDQIARRLVDFASGLVYGLDGKIEMVANRVYLLTPADVEVSAEDRERIAGGAFYNQF, encoded by the coding sequence GTGTGGAAGAAGACGATGCAGTACCTCGGCCTGGTCGAGGAAGACGAGTTCGAACAGGTCGACGAGCTGCCCGACTCCCAGCCCGCGGAGGTCCGTCGGATCCAGCGGCCGCAGGCGGTTCGTGAGGCCCAGGCGGGAGCCGCGTCCGAAGGGGTCGTACGCACGATCCCGTCTCCGCGTTCGGCTGCGAGCGGGGCGATCCACAAGTCCGAGCCGCGTCGCTTCAACGAAGCTCGAGAGGTGGCCGACCGGTTCAAGGACGGCACCGCGGTGATCATGAATCTCCAGAGCACCGACGATCAGATCGCCCGGCGCCTCGTCGATTTCGCCTCCGGCCTCGTGTACGGACTCGATGGGAAGATCGAGATGGTGGCGAACCGCGTGTACCTCTTGACGCCGGCCGACGTCGAGGTGTCGGCCGAGGACCGGGAGCGGATCGCCGGCGGCGCCTTCTACAACCAGTTCTGA
- a CDS encoding YggS family pyridoxal phosphate-dependent enzyme, producing the protein MEPDGRTFDRTTILGNLERIRAGIAAACERSGRDPGAVRIVAAAKTVPPEPIHWVVQAGAIDVGENYVGELSAKHDAVPGARWHFIGTLQSGTAHKVAELAEVVETLSAPRATARLARRAAEGGRRIKALLEIDFTGARSGLAPSDAASAADAAAAASGIELVGLMTLPPFDPDPEHARRYFARLAELAADLRRDHSGLRELSMGMSLDYEVAVEEGATMVRIGTTLFGDRPHRH; encoded by the coding sequence ATGGAACCCGACGGCCGCACCTTCGATCGCACGACGATCCTCGGGAACCTCGAGCGGATCCGGGCCGGGATCGCCGCTGCGTGCGAACGGTCGGGACGCGACCCCGGCGCGGTCCGCATCGTCGCCGCCGCGAAGACGGTGCCCCCCGAGCCGATCCACTGGGTGGTGCAAGCGGGTGCGATCGACGTAGGCGAGAACTACGTGGGGGAGCTGAGCGCGAAGCACGACGCGGTACCGGGAGCTCGGTGGCATTTCATCGGCACGCTGCAATCAGGCACTGCCCACAAGGTGGCCGAGCTGGCAGAGGTGGTCGAGACCCTTTCGGCGCCGCGGGCGACCGCCCGGCTCGCCCGGCGCGCCGCCGAGGGCGGGCGACGGATCAAGGCGCTCTTGGAGATCGACTTCACCGGAGCCCGGTCGGGCCTGGCCCCGTCCGACGCGGCGTCCGCGGCGGACGCAGCCGCCGCCGCTTCGGGGATCGAGCTCGTCGGCCTCATGACCCTCCCGCCGTTCGATCCGGACCCCGAGCATGCGCGCAGGTACTTCGCCCGGCTGGCCGAGCTCGCCGCGGACCTGCGCAGGGATCACTCCGGCCTGCGGGAACTCTCGATGGGGATGTCGCTGGATTACGAGGTCGCGGTCGAGGAAGGCGCTACGATGGTCCGCATCGGCACGACCCTGTTCGGCGATCGTCCGCACCGGCACTGA
- a CDS encoding polyphenol oxidase family protein codes for MTVFERRDLGSGSHALVATPLVEIGVLAAFTERGGGVSAPPFDGLNVSFSVGDDPASVRENRDRIVRGLEIDRFAIAGLVHGGKITRIGPKRGGAGYLDPVEAVAATDGLATASKGVPTAVTTADCVPLIYASTSVSTITVVHAGWRGFAAGIVDTAMRTYEDPEAVRVAIGPAIGPCHYEVASDVALAVAAGSEAGAVTSGDGNDLRLDLVATAKQVLGAAGAGLVIDTGLCTACEAERFFSHRRDGTTGRQVAIGTRTSI; via the coding sequence ATGACCGTGTTCGAACGACGCGACCTCGGATCGGGGTCGCACGCGCTGGTCGCCACACCTCTGGTCGAGATCGGCGTGCTCGCGGCGTTCACCGAGCGCGGTGGTGGGGTCAGCGCTCCGCCGTTCGACGGCTTGAACGTGTCGTTCTCGGTCGGTGACGACCCTGCGTCGGTCCGCGAGAACCGTGATCGGATCGTCCGGGGCCTGGAGATCGATCGGTTCGCGATCGCCGGCCTCGTGCACGGCGGGAAGATCACGCGCATCGGCCCGAAACGCGGGGGAGCGGGCTACCTGGATCCGGTCGAGGCGGTCGCGGCGACCGACGGCCTCGCGACCGCCTCGAAGGGTGTGCCGACGGCGGTGACGACGGCCGACTGCGTCCCGTTGATCTACGCATCGACGTCGGTGTCGACCATCACGGTGGTGCACGCCGGCTGGCGCGGGTTCGCGGCCGGGATCGTGGACACGGCGATGCGGACCTACGAGGATCCCGAGGCGGTCCGAGTCGCGATCGGTCCTGCGATCGGTCCCTGCCACTACGAGGTTGCCTCCGACGTCGCCCTGGCGGTGGCGGCTGGATCGGAGGCCGGTGCCGTCACCTCCGGCGACGGGAACGATCTGCGGCTCGATCTCGTCGCCACCGCGAAGCAGGTGCTCGGCGCCGCGGGCGCCGGACTCGTGATCGACACCGGTCTGTGCACCGCATGCGAGGCCGAACGCTTCTTCTCCCACCGGCGTGACGGAACCACCGGTCGGCAGGTGGCGATCGGCACACGCACCTCCATCTGA
- the ftsZ gene encoding cell division protein FtsZ: MDAPQNYLAVIKVVGIGGGGVNAVNRMIEAGLRGVEFIAVNTDAQTLLMSDAEVKLDIGRETTRGLGAGSDPDVGRAAAEEHADEIEEILKGADMVFITAGEGGGTGTGGAPVVAELARSMGTLTIGVVTRPFGFEGRKRATAADMGITDLKKAVDTLIVVPNDRLLQVADQNMPMVDAFRMADQVLYQGVDGITSLITTPGLINLDFADVKAVMTGAGSALMGIGRGSGEDRAAEAAKAAISSPLLESSIDGAKGVLLSIAGPTDLTLHEVNQAADAITRVAHADANIIFGAVVDDALGEEVRVTVVAAGFDKIATAQGQPARVEGRLAALLEEPEPVRSAASSKRGAGAPSDPAQRPEAPVPSFLEDEDDVFRSEPAENVAFDAEEDLDIPDFLKS; encoded by the coding sequence ATGGACGCACCTCAGAACTACCTCGCCGTGATCAAGGTGGTTGGCATCGGCGGGGGCGGCGTGAACGCCGTGAACCGGATGATCGAGGCAGGCCTCCGGGGCGTGGAGTTCATCGCCGTCAACACCGACGCGCAGACCTTGCTGATGTCCGATGCCGAGGTGAAGCTCGACATCGGACGCGAGACGACCCGCGGACTGGGCGCCGGCTCCGATCCGGACGTCGGACGCGCCGCCGCCGAGGAGCACGCCGACGAGATCGAGGAGATCCTGAAGGGCGCCGACATGGTGTTCATCACGGCGGGCGAGGGCGGGGGAACGGGCACCGGAGGAGCACCCGTTGTCGCGGAACTCGCGCGCAGCATGGGCACCCTCACGATCGGCGTCGTCACGCGGCCCTTCGGATTCGAAGGGCGCAAGCGCGCGACCGCCGCCGACATGGGGATCACCGACCTGAAGAAGGCGGTCGACACGTTGATCGTCGTCCCCAACGACCGGCTGCTCCAAGTCGCCGACCAGAACATGCCGATGGTCGACGCGTTCCGGATGGCCGATCAGGTCCTGTATCAGGGCGTCGACGGGATCACCTCCCTCATCACCACACCGGGGCTCATCAACCTCGACTTCGCCGACGTGAAGGCCGTCATGACCGGGGCCGGGTCTGCGCTGATGGGGATCGGCCGCGGTTCGGGCGAGGACCGGGCTGCCGAGGCGGCGAAGGCCGCGATCTCCTCTCCGCTGCTCGAGTCCTCGATCGACGGCGCCAAAGGTGTGCTCCTGTCGATCGCGGGCCCGACCGATCTGACCTTGCACGAGGTGAACCAGGCAGCCGACGCGATCACCCGCGTCGCACACGCCGACGCCAACATCATCTTCGGCGCCGTGGTGGACGACGCGCTCGGCGAGGAGGTCCGGGTTACCGTCGTTGCGGCTGGCTTCGACAAGATCGCCACCGCCCAGGGGCAACCCGCTCGGGTCGAGGGGCGCCTCGCGGCGCTGCTCGAGGAGCCCGAACCGGTCCGGAGCGCCGCGTCCTCCAAGCGAGGCGCCGGCGCGCCCTCGGATCCCGCGCAGCGGCCCGAGGCGCCCGTGCCCTCCTTCCTCGAGGACGAGGACGACGTGTTCCGCAGCGAACCCGCTGAGAACGTGGCCTTCGACGCCGAGGAGGATCTGGACATCCCGGACTTCCTCAAGAGCTAG
- a CDS encoding FtsQ-type POTRA domain-containing protein — protein sequence MVLTAVILLAVGAVMIGATFTPLFEARRIGVSGAGQVTRERILGLAGVEGANVAHLDTTAVERALEADPWIARATVGRELPSTIEVSIAERSPVAGIGDETGRVVAADGTELPGADPTGLPVIDVLTATDVQTAAAVLGAIPESTLEKVERVTADVDGSLALQIRGGIVASYGPAEELVAKGAALAAVLRWLESEGTSSSAIDVSTPTAPTAVLGARSTSRDVTRVSTTGGGQVPGNA from the coding sequence GTGGTCCTCACGGCGGTGATCCTGCTCGCGGTCGGGGCGGTGATGATCGGAGCGACCTTCACGCCCCTGTTCGAGGCTCGGCGGATCGGGGTCTCGGGGGCCGGGCAGGTGACCCGGGAACGGATCCTCGGTCTGGCGGGGGTCGAGGGCGCGAACGTCGCTCACCTCGACACCACGGCGGTCGAACGTGCGTTGGAGGCGGACCCCTGGATCGCGCGAGCAACCGTCGGGCGGGAGCTGCCCTCGACGATCGAGGTGTCGATCGCGGAGCGGTCGCCGGTCGCCGGGATCGGCGACGAGACAGGGCGGGTCGTGGCCGCGGACGGCACGGAGCTGCCGGGCGCCGACCCCACGGGACTGCCGGTGATCGATGTCCTCACGGCAACGGACGTGCAGACCGCGGCCGCGGTCCTCGGTGCGATCCCCGAGTCGACGCTTGAGAAGGTCGAGCGGGTGACCGCCGACGTCGACGGGTCGCTCGCGCTGCAGATCCGAGGAGGCATCGTGGCGAGCTACGGCCCCGCCGAGGAGCTCGTCGCGAAGGGGGCGGCGCTGGCGGCGGTACTGCGTTGGCTCGAGAGCGAAGGGACGTCGTCGTCGGCGATCGACGTCAGTACGCCGACCGCGCCGACCGCGGTCCTCGGTGCGCGGAGCACCTCGCGCGACGTGACACGAGTAAGCACAACCGGCGGGGGACAGGTGCCTGGAAACGCTTGA
- the murB gene encoding UDP-N-acetylmuramate dehydrogenase — protein sequence MNPREVRGAVERAAEILRASVGDRLRPGFVLAPLTTLRIGGPADLFLEPQSEEDLRTVARAHRETALPVTTIGKGSNVLIGDGGIRGIVLRLGKGFRFAARDGNRLTGGGSMPLPALAGVALSHALAGLEFGVAIPATLGGAVRMNAGAHGHEMQEVIERIDVFDLEASTVVPVPAAEAGFAYRTAELPVSGVIVGAVARLGSGDPTQIRAHMDEARDWRRRTQPLAEPNCGSVFKNPPGDHAARLVEEAGGKGVKVGGASVSRKHANFIVAEPGTRARDVLELIRSIQDLVAAHSGVTLETEVHRVGDLDPATG from the coding sequence GTGAATCCTCGAGAGGTTCGGGGGGCGGTCGAGCGAGCCGCGGAGATCCTGCGTGCCTCGGTGGGCGACCGGCTCCGGCCCGGGTTCGTCCTGGCGCCCCTGACGACGCTGCGGATCGGGGGCCCCGCGGACCTGTTCCTAGAGCCGCAGTCGGAGGAGGACCTGAGAACGGTCGCCCGCGCGCACCGCGAGACGGCGCTCCCGGTCACGACGATCGGCAAGGGCTCGAACGTGCTGATCGGTGACGGGGGGATCCGCGGAATCGTCCTGCGTCTTGGGAAGGGGTTCCGCTTCGCCGCGCGGGACGGCAACCGGCTGACCGGCGGAGGGTCGATGCCTCTTCCAGCCCTGGCCGGTGTCGCCCTGTCCCATGCGCTCGCGGGGCTGGAGTTCGGGGTGGCGATCCCGGCCACGCTCGGAGGCGCGGTGCGGATGAACGCGGGGGCGCATGGTCACGAGATGCAGGAGGTGATCGAACGGATCGATGTCTTCGATCTGGAGGCGTCGACCGTGGTGCCGGTTCCCGCTGCCGAGGCGGGATTCGCCTACCGGACGGCGGAGCTCCCGGTAAGCGGCGTGATCGTCGGCGCGGTGGCCCGCCTGGGGTCGGGTGACCCCACCCAGATCCGGGCGCACATGGACGAGGCTCGCGACTGGCGACGGCGCACCCAGCCACTCGCCGAGCCGAACTGCGGGAGCGTGTTCAAGAACCCCCCCGGCGACCATGCGGCACGCCTCGTGGAGGAGGCCGGCGGAAAGGGCGTGAAGGTCGGGGGCGCCAGCGTCTCGCGCAAGCACGCCAATTTCATCGTGGCGGAACCGGGAACCCGGGCACGGGACGTGCTCGAGCTGATCCGGTCGATCCAGGACCTCGTCGCGGCCCACAGCGGAGTCACCCTGGAAACGGAGGTTCATCGTGTCGGAGATCTCGATCCCGCGACCGGCTGA
- the murC gene encoding UDP-N-acetylmuramate--L-alanine ligase — MSERRDLPPLYARAGYAPPAGSIPTMAVPILAKVRQAHLIGVGGAGMSGIARLLVARGIEVTGSDLKDGRGLDELRMAGARIHIGHDAAALGDPDVVVISSAIPERNPELVAARERGIPLLARAQALAALASGYRTVAIAGTHGKTTTTSMLAVILERCGVDPTFVIGGHLNESGSGARHGAGDVFVAEADESDGSFLLLSPDVGIVTNVEADHLDFYSGGFEEIEAAFAAFVLGSKLAVVCGDDPGVRGVLARIERSGGTVGTTLTYGLQEGNDVLIAPGEHSAEGISGEVVARDGRRARLVLRRPGVHTLLNGAAAVLAATAVGVPLERAAEAVGTFTGVHRRFEHRGSARGATFIDDYAHHPTELVATLAAAQEADAGRIVAVFQPHRYSRTQQLWRSMGASLAGADVAVITDVYAAGEEPIPGVTGKLLVDSLAEHDRATRIVYLPHRADVAPFLASEVRAGDLVLTLGAGDVTMVTDEVLDRLEETG, encoded by the coding sequence GTGAGCGAGCGCCGGGACCTGCCGCCCCTGTACGCGCGGGCCGGCTATGCGCCCCCCGCCGGAAGCATCCCGACGATGGCGGTTCCGATCCTGGCGAAGGTCCGGCAAGCTCACCTGATCGGCGTCGGTGGTGCCGGCATGAGTGGGATCGCTCGGTTGCTCGTGGCCCGCGGTATCGAGGTGACCGGATCGGACCTGAAGGACGGCCGCGGACTCGACGAGTTGCGCATGGCGGGCGCGCGGATCCATATCGGCCACGATGCGGCGGCGCTCGGCGACCCGGACGTCGTGGTGATCTCGTCGGCGATCCCCGAGCGGAACCCCGAACTGGTGGCGGCACGCGAGCGCGGGATCCCCCTGCTCGCACGCGCACAGGCGCTCGCCGCCCTCGCGAGCGGATACAGGACGGTGGCGATCGCGGGCACCCACGGGAAGACCACGACGACGTCGATGCTCGCCGTGATCCTGGAGCGGTGCGGGGTGGATCCGACGTTCGTGATCGGCGGCCACCTCAACGAAAGTGGATCTGGAGCCCGTCACGGCGCCGGGGATGTCTTCGTGGCGGAGGCCGACGAGAGCGACGGTTCGTTCCTGTTGCTGTCGCCCGACGTCGGCATCGTCACGAACGTCGAGGCGGATCATCTGGACTTCTATAGCGGCGGCTTCGAGGAGATCGAGGCGGCGTTCGCGGCGTTCGTGCTGGGCTCGAAGCTCGCGGTCGTATGCGGTGACGACCCCGGCGTCCGCGGCGTGCTCGCACGCATCGAGCGGTCCGGCGGCACCGTCGGGACCACGCTGACCTACGGGCTCCAGGAGGGGAACGACGTCCTGATCGCGCCCGGAGAACACAGCGCGGAGGGCATCTCGGGCGAGGTCGTGGCGCGCGACGGGAGGCGAGCGAGGCTGGTCCTTCGCCGGCCGGGCGTGCACACGCTGCTGAACGGCGCTGCCGCCGTGCTCGCGGCGACCGCCGTCGGGGTGCCGCTCGAGCGGGCCGCGGAGGCGGTCGGGACCTTCACGGGCGTGCACCGGCGCTTCGAGCATCGCGGTAGCGCGCGCGGCGCGACCTTCATCGATGACTACGCGCACCACCCGACCGAGCTCGTCGCGACGCTCGCGGCGGCGCAGGAGGCCGACGCCGGGCGGATCGTGGCGGTGTTCCAGCCACATCGGTACAGCCGGACGCAGCAGCTGTGGCGATCGATGGGTGCATCGCTCGCGGGTGCGGACGTCGCGGTCATCACCGACGTCTACGCGGCCGGGGAAGAGCCGATCCCGGGGGTGACAGGCAAGTTGCTCGTCGACTCCCTGGCCGAGCACGACCGAGCGACGCGCATCGTCTACTTGCCCCACCGAGCCGACGTCGCCCCGTTCCTCGCGTCGGAAGTGCGGGCCGGCGATCTCGTCCTGACCCTCGGGGCCGGCGACGTGACGATGGTCACGGACGAGGTCCTGGATCGGCTCGAGGAGACCGGGTGA
- the murG gene encoding undecaprenyldiphospho-muramoylpentapeptide beta-N-acetylglucosaminyltransferase, with translation MKVVIAGGGTAGHVFPALALAGALERGYDAEISFLGTATGLEGRLVPEAGYPFTPVRAAPLRRTPSVAMFRAPFTALGSVADCGPEVADADAVVGVGGYVSVPAVLAGVRARRPVALHEQNAIPGLANRLLARFATVVALSFEEARGMLSKRPHVVVTGNPVRETVLSVPANRSDLAARARERFGLDPDRMTVLVFGGSQGALRIDHAIADAIEHLQDRNDLQLLVLTGRGHLGVVSEPAEHAGSLRVIALEFCDEMELAYAAADVVVARAGATTIAEVTVCGLPSLLIPYPHATGNHQAANALAVQRAGAAAILHDDDLSGPLLTTRLRELLDDDDRLSAMAHAATGFGRPDAAGALAAEVATIARSRT, from the coding sequence ATGAAGGTCGTGATCGCGGGCGGGGGCACTGCGGGTCATGTCTTCCCGGCGCTCGCCCTCGCCGGGGCGCTCGAGCGCGGCTACGACGCCGAGATCTCGTTCCTCGGGACCGCGACCGGACTCGAAGGACGGCTCGTCCCGGAAGCGGGGTACCCGTTCACGCCGGTACGCGCCGCACCGCTGCGCCGCACGCCGTCGGTCGCGATGTTTCGGGCGCCGTTCACCGCGCTCGGCTCGGTTGCCGATTGCGGGCCCGAGGTCGCCGACGCCGATGCGGTCGTCGGGGTCGGCGGGTACGTGAGCGTCCCGGCCGTGCTCGCCGGCGTGCGGGCGCGCCGCCCGGTGGCGTTGCACGAGCAGAACGCGATCCCGGGGCTCGCGAACCGCCTGCTCGCTCGGTTCGCCACGGTCGTGGCGCTCTCGTTCGAGGAGGCCCGCGGGATGTTGTCGAAACGGCCGCACGTGGTCGTGACCGGCAACCCGGTGCGCGAGACGGTCCTGTCGGTTCCCGCGAACCGGAGCGATCTCGCGGCCCGAGCCCGGGAGCGATTCGGGCTCGATCCCGATCGCATGACGGTCCTCGTGTTCGGTGGAAGCCAGGGAGCACTGCGGATCGACCACGCGATCGCCGACGCGATCGAGCACCTCCAGGATCGGAACGATCTGCAGCTGCTCGTGCTCACCGGACGCGGGCACCTGGGCGTCGTCTCCGAGCCCGCCGAGCACGCGGGATCGCTGCGCGTGATCGCCCTCGAGTTCTGCGACGAGATGGAGCTGGCCTACGCTGCGGCGGACGTCGTGGTGGCGCGCGCCGGCGCGACGACGATCGCAGAGGTGACCGTGTGCGGGCTGCCCTCCCTGCTGATCCCCTACCCCCACGCAACGGGGAACCATCAAGCCGCGAACGCCCTCGCCGTCCAGCGCGCGGGGGCGGCGGCGATCCTGCACGACGACGATCTCTCCGGACCCCTGCTGACGACGCGCCTTCGCGAGCTGCTCGACGACGACGACCGCTTGTCGGCAATGGCGCACGCAGCGACGGGGTTCGGGCGACCGGACGCCGCCGGGGCGCTGGCGGCCGAGGTCGCGACGATCGCCAGGAGCCGGACGTGA
- the ftsW gene encoding putative lipid II flippase FtsW, translated as MVSRVETFPTRRLRLVTPWPVKEKRARSATVARARAAARNDIVLLLVPTAVLVAIGLVMVLSASSVSAALEFGSSFHYFFKQSLFAVLGVALLVACSRVSYGAWRALALPVLIAAAALLLLVLHPSFGITGGGSARWLQFGPVTVQPSEIAKLGLIAFAAMILERKARHLDDPLHLALPLLPVVLVIAVLVMLQPDLGTTLLLAGSVLVVMFLAGVRLRLLAAVAAIGALLGYALIMGESYRRSRFLSFLDPWSDPQNTGYHLKQSLIALGSGGWTGLGLGASRQKWLYLPNAETDFIFSILGEELGLFAAFGVLALFAALFVAGIRIAMRAPDPFGRMLAGGITGWLGIQTIVNLGAVTGLLPITGVPLPLLSYGGSNLVVTLAAIGILWSVARAAASSARGSSGRARSAQKAKGSQRKSKSSPKRATNRVSAGPRSRPRASR; from the coding sequence TTGGTTAGCAGAGTGGAGACCTTCCCCACCCGGCGATTGCGCCTGGTGACCCCGTGGCCCGTGAAGGAGAAGCGCGCGCGTTCGGCCACGGTCGCTCGCGCGCGGGCGGCGGCGCGCAACGACATCGTCCTGCTCCTCGTGCCGACGGCGGTCCTGGTCGCGATCGGGCTCGTGATGGTGCTCTCGGCCAGCTCGGTGTCCGCGGCGCTCGAGTTCGGCTCGAGCTTCCACTACTTCTTCAAGCAGTCGCTGTTCGCCGTGCTCGGGGTCGCGCTGCTCGTCGCCTGCTCGCGGGTCTCCTACGGGGCGTGGCGGGCACTGGCTCTGCCGGTGTTGATCGCCGCTGCGGCGTTGCTGCTGCTGGTCCTCCATCCCTCCTTCGGGATCACCGGCGGAGGGTCGGCGCGGTGGTTGCAGTTCGGGCCGGTCACCGTCCAGCCTTCGGAGATCGCGAAGCTCGGTCTGATCGCGTTCGCTGCGATGATCCTGGAACGCAAGGCCCGCCATCTGGATGATCCGCTCCATCTCGCGCTACCGCTGTTGCCCGTCGTGCTCGTCATCGCGGTGTTGGTGATGCTGCAGCCGGACCTCGGGACGACCCTGCTGCTCGCGGGGAGCGTGCTCGTCGTCATGTTCCTCGCCGGCGTGCGGCTGCGGCTGCTCGCGGCGGTGGCGGCGATCGGCGCGCTCCTCGGGTACGCGCTGATCATGGGGGAGAGCTACCGGCGTTCGCGGTTCCTGTCCTTCCTCGACCCGTGGTCGGATCCGCAGAACACGGGCTACCACCTGAAACAATCGTTGATCGCGCTCGGTTCGGGAGGCTGGACCGGCCTCGGGCTCGGCGCGAGCCGGCAGAAATGGCTCTACCTCCCCAATGCCGAGACCGACTTCATCTTCTCGATCCTCGGCGAGGAACTCGGTCTGTTCGCGGCCTTCGGTGTGCTCGCGTTGTTCGCGGCCTTGTTCGTCGCGGGGATCCGCATCGCGATGCGCGCCCCGGATCCGTTCGGACGGATGCTGGCCGGGGGGATCACCGGGTGGCTCGGCATCCAGACGATCGTGAACCTCGGAGCGGTGACGGGCTTGCTCCCGATCACCGGCGTCCCGCTGCCGCTGCTGTCCTACGGCGGTTCGAACCTCGTCGTGACCCTCGCGGCGATCGGCATCCTCTGGAGCGTCGCGCGGGCCGCGGCGTCCTCGGCCCGGGGATCCTCGGGTCGTGCGCGCTCGGCGCAGAAGGCGAAGGGGTCCCAGAGGAAGTCGAAGAGCTCGCCGAAGCGCGCGACGAACCGCGTGTCCGCAGGGCCGCGATCGAGACCCCGCGCGAGCAGATGA
- the murD gene encoding UDP-N-acetylmuramoyl-L-alanine--D-glutamate ligase, whose protein sequence is MVGAGTSGRAAARALAEEGARVLVTERGSIADDDALRALGVEMATGGHRPEHLDGASLVVTSPGVAQSAEVLGWARERGLAIWSELELGARLCTVPYVGITGTNGKTTTTEIVAASLRATGLDAIACGNIGHPFSLAAREARDALAVEASSFQLHFSQTFRPRVSALLNVADDHLDWHGSRRAYVEAKARIFELQAGDDVHVGNADDEEAACVSRAARCRVVWFRLGPPADQEVGFVDGDLVSRLGGEPEVHIGRPASETGGFRADAAAATAVALSYGVPAEAIREALLQVRPLPHRGSTVATVDGVRFVDDSKATNPHAALAALDGLRDVVLIAGGRSKGVDLSPLGEAAGRLSGVVAIGEAAGEIAEIFAGRVPAVHRAGSIEEAVRAAADQAVSGGTVLLAPACASQDMFTDYRERGDRFAAAARSLQEERSVG, encoded by the coding sequence GTGGTCGGCGCCGGAACGAGCGGGCGGGCGGCCGCGCGGGCGCTCGCGGAGGAGGGCGCCCGAGTCCTGGTCACCGAACGCGGATCGATAGCCGACGACGACGCCTTGAGGGCGCTCGGCGTCGAGATGGCAACGGGAGGGCATCGCCCGGAGCACCTGGACGGCGCGAGCCTCGTGGTCACGAGTCCCGGGGTTGCCCAGAGCGCCGAGGTCCTCGGATGGGCGCGCGAGCGCGGGCTGGCGATCTGGAGCGAGCTCGAGCTCGGGGCCCGGTTGTGCACGGTGCCGTACGTGGGGATCACCGGAACGAACGGCAAGACGACGACGACCGAGATCGTTGCCGCATCGCTGCGTGCGACGGGGCTGGACGCGATCGCCTGCGGCAACATCGGACATCCGTTCTCCCTCGCGGCGCGCGAGGCGCGGGACGCGCTCGCCGTCGAGGCGTCGTCGTTCCAACTGCACTTCTCTCAGACCTTCCGCCCTCGCGTTTCCGCGCTGCTGAACGTTGCGGACGATCATCTCGACTGGCACGGTTCCCGCCGCGCCTACGTCGAGGCGAAGGCGCGGATCTTCGAACTGCAGGCCGGGGACGACGTCCATGTGGGCAACGCCGACGACGAGGAGGCCGCGTGCGTCTCGCGAGCCGCGCGGTGCCGCGTCGTTTGGTTCCGGCTCGGCCCTCCGGCCGACCAGGAGGTCGGCTTCGTCGACGGTGATCTCGTCTCGCGCCTCGGAGGCGAACCGGAGGTCCATATCGGTCGGCCGGCCTCGGAGACGGGGGGATTCCGAGCCGACGCCGCGGCCGCGACCGCCGTCGCCCTGTCGTACGGGGTGCCGGCCGAGGCGATCCGCGAAGCTCTGCTCCAGGTACGGCCGCTCCCACACCGCGGCTCGACCGTCGCGACGGTGGACGGCGTCCGGTTCGTCGACGATTCGAAGGCGACGAACCCACACGCTGCTCTTGCGGCGCTCGACGGACTCCGCGACGTCGTCTTGATCGCCGGCGGACGGTCGAAGGGTGTCGATCTCTCGCCGCTCGGCGAGGCTGCCGGACGGCTCTCCGGCGTCGTGGCGATCGGCGAGGCGGCGGGCGAGATCGCCGAGATCTTCGCGGGTCGCGTCCCGGCCGTTCACCGGGCGGGATCGATCGAAGAGGCCGTCCGCGCGGCGGCCGATCAGGCCGTGTCCGGGGGCACCGTGCTGCTGGCCCCCGCGTGCGCGAGTCAGGACATGTTCACCGACTATCGCGAGCGCGGCGATCGGTTCGCCGCGGCCGCGCGATCCCTGCAGGAGGAGCGTTCCGTTGGTTAG